TGTAGGCCAGGCTGGAGGCGACCGAGGCGAAGAACGCCCCGGCGATGAACTGGCCCTCGATGGCGATGTTGATGACGCCGGCGCGCTCGCACAGCACCCCGGCCAGGGCCCCCAGGATGATGGGCGTCGAGCGCCGGATCGCCTCGGGCATGGGGTTGAAGAACACCCGGCCCGCGCCGGAGCCGGCCTGGTCGGTGAAGTTCCAGATGATGAAGCCGGCCAGGAACGCGACCCCGACCAGCACGAAGAGCACCAGCGCCCAGCCGTTGCGTGGCACCAGGTTGGCTGCGGCGAGCCCGAGCGCGACCACGACGAGCACGAGGCACCCCAGCAGGAGGCCGTGGGCGTCGAAGTCCTTGGGCAGGTCGTCCTTGGTGATCCGCTCGGCGAGCGAGTAGCGGATGCCGAAGTCGTCGATGTCGACGAGGAAGAAGGTCAGCAGCGCCGCCACGACCGCGAACACCACGACCAGGCGGACCTGGCGGCGTACGTCGGCCCGGTCGCGCACGTCGGGTGCGGCGGTCTCGAGCGGCTTGTCGAGGTCGATGCTCACGAGCCCCATCCCTTCGCCATGACGGTCGACCCGCCTCCGGCTTCCTTGAACCGCAGCACGCCCTTGACCAGCGCCGGGGCCGCCACGAACAGCACGATCAGCGCCTGCAGCACGTCGGTGAGCTCCTCGGGCGTGCCCGAGGCCTCCATCGCGACGCCACCGACGGCCATCGCCCCGAAGAGCAGGCCCGCCAGGACGGTGCCCAGCGGGGTCGCCCGACCGAGCAGCGCGACGGTGATCGCGTCGAAGCCGATGCTGCCACCGACCCCGAGGCTGATCGAGTCACCGCGACCGAGGATGTTGCTGACGGCGGCGAGCCCGGCGAGGCCGCCGGCCAGCACCATGGCCAGGGTGTAGACCTTGGCGATGTTCATGCCGGCCGTGCGGGAGGCGTCGGCGTTGGCGCCGACCGCGCGCAGCTCGAAGCCGAGGGTGCTGCGCTCGAGGACCCACCACACGAACACGGCCGCGGCGAAGGCCAGCAGCACGCCCACGTGGACGTCGAAGACCTGGGGGAACCGCGCCGAGTCGTCGACCGGGGGCGAGAGCGGGTTGTCGCTGCCGGGGCGCTGGAAGGCGTCCTTGCCGAGGGCGTAGAGCACCACGGACGCGGCGAGGTAGTTGAACATGATCGTGGTGATCACCTCGTGGGCACCGGTGCGCGCCTTGAGCACCCCCACGATGCCGCCCCAGAGGGCGCCCCCAAGGATGCCGGCGACGGCGGCGACGAGCAGGTGCAGGCCACCGGGGAGGTCCCAGGTGAACCCGACGTAGCCGGCGGCCATCGCCCCGACCAGCAGCTGGCCCTGGGCGCCGATGTTGAACAGCCCGGCCCGGAACGCCAGGGTGACGCCGAGCCCGGCGCAGATCAACGGCGCGGCCCGCTCCAGCGTCGTGCTGATCGCGCCCCAGGAGCCGACGGACCCGGTGACCAGCGAGGAGTACGCCGACCAGATGGCGTCGCCGGAGCGGCTGAAGAAGTCCCACGGGTAGGAGAAGAAGTAGGGCAGCGACTCGATCACCCGGTCGTCGCTCAGGGCGATCAGCACGGCCCCGATCAGCAGGGCGAGCAGGACGGCACCGAAGGTGACCTTGAGCGTCGGCAGGTAGGACGCCAGGTCGAGCGGGCTGGTCGTCCGGTCGGCCCGGGCCAGGGAGGCCTTGACCTCCTCGTCGGCCACGCTGTCGGCGGGCGGCACCGTCTCGACCGCCGCGGTCTCGGGACCGGGCGCCTCGGGGGTCTCGGAGGTCGGCTCGGCGTCGCCGGGACGGGCGCCGCGCCCGCCCTCGTCGGGGTTGCTCATCGTGCGGGGCTCCCATCGTCGGTGGCGGGGCGGCTCGGGTCGTCGGCGGGGACGGCGCCGGCCATGAGCAGGCCGATGTCCTCGCGCGCGATGTCGGGGCTGACGGTGGCCACGATCCGGCCGTCGTACATGACCGCGATCCGGTCGGAGAGCGCGAAGATCTCGTCGAGCTCGGTGGACACGATGACCACGGCGGTCCCCTTGTCGCGCTCGGCGACGATCCGCTTGTGGATGAACTCGATGGAGCCGACGTCGACCCCGCGGGTGGGCTGCGAGGCGATGAGCACCTTCAGCGGGCGTGAGAACTCGC
The Nocardioides plantarum genome window above contains:
- a CDS encoding ABC transporter permease gives rise to the protein MSNPDEGGRGARPGDAEPTSETPEAPGPETAAVETVPPADSVADEEVKASLARADRTTSPLDLASYLPTLKVTFGAVLLALLIGAVLIALSDDRVIESLPYFFSYPWDFFSRSGDAIWSAYSSLVTGSVGSWGAISTTLERAAPLICAGLGVTLAFRAGLFNIGAQGQLLVGAMAAGYVGFTWDLPGGLHLLVAAVAGILGGALWGGIVGVLKARTGAHEVITTIMFNYLAASVVLYALGKDAFQRPGSDNPLSPPVDDSARFPQVFDVHVGVLLAFAAAVFVWWVLERSTLGFELRAVGANADASRTAGMNIAKVYTLAMVLAGGLAGLAAVSNILGRGDSISLGVGGSIGFDAITVALLGRATPLGTVLAGLLFGAMAVGGVAMEASGTPEELTDVLQALIVLFVAAPALVKGVLRFKEAGGGSTVMAKGWGS